The Ischnura elegans chromosome 1, ioIscEleg1.1, whole genome shotgun sequence genome contains a region encoding:
- the LOC124154729 gene encoding uncharacterized protein K02A2.6-like, which translates to MIKQFKANLVIRENAIPIFHRPYSVPFALKGEVRKQLEEMVTSGVLRPVRHSEWASPIVCVPKADGGVRICVDFKVTLNRVLVTDFYPLPKLDDVFGSLAGGTVFCTLDLQNAYLQLGVGLESQKYLTVNTDDGLYQFTRLPFGISSAPGKDLKDCQERVEMVLNRLNEYNVRYPIVVSADASPYGVGAVLSHLIDGVEKPVIFASSTLSSAQQNYSQLDREALALIFAVKRFHKYLYGQHFTLVSDHQPLRHIFAPDKGVPTVAAARLQRWSIVLSAYMYKIEYRKSTLLCPADALSRLPVPEENVVENVFSVLSILPAKFPLTYVEVAKETEKDVVLSKVMDYTKHGWPNFVREPAIVPFFRQRYGISLENGCLLMGSKVIIPLKLQNDMLNLLHGSHPGIVRMKSLARSLCWWPNVNRDIEEKVKNCEACQIVNFQPDCSQKASWPRVDNWGRLHVDFFVMQKKYFLVIVDSESKWIEVYPMANGTDARKVCENLSTLFSTFGYPSQIVSDNGPPFNSKLFVDFCSHRGIEVLKSPAYHPQSNGIAERAVQTIKRLLAKELNTTPGALSDKNIHSVLGKILLAYRTTPLATGDISPSEKMFKYKPRTLLSLIKPPPNSLTFPSSRYPEYKVGEVVLVKIRPGMVPVKGVIGKRVSVVTYRVYIGSQCRYVHMNQLKRLPPSKIIPKPKVFPFHLLADPDDSAVDAAPLWSMVQTPLTISPRSSPSYPASVPTAEMVIPTANQSSRNTGPELRRSNRPSKAPQRLDL; encoded by the exons ATGATCAAGCAGTTTAAGGCAAATCTTGTGATTAGGGAGAATGCTATCCCAATTTTTCATAGGCCATACTCAGTACCTTTTGCCTTAAAAGGAGAAGTTCGTAAGCAATTGGAAGAAATGGTAACCAGTGGGGTTCTAAGACCTGTGAGACACTCTGAATGGGCATCCCCAATAGTGTGTGTTCCAAAAGCAGACGGAGGTGTTAGGATTTGTGTGGACTTTAAGGTGACCTTAAATAGGGTTTTGGTCACAGATTTCTATCCCTTGCCCAAATTAGATGATGTGTTTGGATCATTGGCCGGGGGGACTGTATTTTGTACGCTAGACCTCCAAAATGCATATTTGCAGTTAGGTGTTGGACTAGAATCTCAGAAGTACCTTACCGTCAATACTGATGATGGACTTTATCAATTTACCCGCCTACCTTTTGGCATCTCTAGTGCTCCAG GGAAAGATTTAAAAGATTGCCAAGAAAGGGTGGAAATGGTGCTGAACAGGCTAAATGAATATAATGTGAGG TATCCCATAGTGGTATCAGCTGATGCATCACCATATGGTGTTGGTGCCGTGCTGAGTCATCTGATTGATGGTGTTGAGAAACCAGTGATTTTTGCATCCAGTACATTATCCAGTGCTCAACAAAATTACTCCCAGTTAGACAGAGAGGCTTTGGCATTGATTTTTGCTGTGAAGCGgttccataaatatttgtatgggCAACACTTCACCCTAGTGAGTGACCACCAACCCCTACGGCACATTTTTGCACCAGACAAAGGGGTGCCTACTGTTGCTGCGGCTAGGTTGCAGAGATGGTCCATTGTACTATCAGCATATATGTATAAAATTGAATACCGTAAGTCAACCCTGTTATGTCCTGCAGATGCATTATCGCGATTGCCAGTACCTGAGGAGAATGTAGTGGAAAATGTATTTAGTGTTTTGAGTATTTTGCCGGCAAAGTTTCCCTTGACTTATGTGGAGGTGGCCAAGGAAACTGAAAAGGATGTGGTATTGTCTAAGGTAATGGATTATACAAAGCACGGATGGCCAAATTTTGTCAGAGAGCCAGCAATTGTCCCATTTTTCAGGCAAAGGTATGGTATCTCCCTGGAAAATGGATGTTTGTTAATGGGGTCAAAGGTGATCATACCTCTCAAATTGCAGAACGACATGCTGAATTTATTGCATGGGTCACACCCAGGAATTGTGAGAATGAAGTCCCTTGCTCGTTCATTATGCTGGTGGCCAAATGTTAACAGGGATATTGAGGAGAAGGTGAAAAATTGTGAAGCATGccaaattgtaaattttcaacCAGACTGTTCGCAAAAGGCATCATGGCCCAGGGTTGATAATTGGGGCAGATtgcatgttgatttttttgttatgcaaaagaaatatttcctggTTATTGTTGATAGTGAGAGTAAGTGGATTGAAGTGTACCCTATGGCAAATGGAACTGATGCTAGGAAAGTATGTGAAAACCTGAGTACATTATTTAGCACTTTTGGTTATCCATCACAGATAGTCTCTGATAATGGCCCCCCATTCAACTCAAAGCTGTTTGTTGATTTCTGCTCCCATAGAGGCATTGAGGTATTAAAGTCCCCAGCGTACCATCCCCAATCAAATGGTATTGCAGAGAGAGCTGTTCAAACCATTAAAAGGTTACTTGCCAAGGAGTTGAATACAACACCAGGTGCCCTTAGTGACAAAAACATTCACTCAGTCCTTGGCAAAATTTTACTTGCCTATCGTACTACACCTTTGGCAACAGGTGATATAAGCCCTTCGGAAAAGATGTTCAAGTATAAACCTCGCACCCTCTTGTCATTAATTAAACCACCCCCTAATAGTCTCACCTTTCCAAGCTCTAGATACCCAGAATACAAGGTGGGGGAAGTTGTTTTGGTAAAAATTAGACCAGGCATGGTGCCTGTAAAAGGTGTAATTGGGAAGAGGGTCAGTGTGGTTACTTACAGGGTGTACATTGGAAGCCAATGTCGGTATGTGCACATGAACCAATTGAAACGCTTGCCACCTTCAAAAATTATCCCTAAGCCAAAAGTTTTCCCTTTCCACTTGTTAGCAGATCCTGATGACTCGGCTGTGGATGCAGCACCTCTATGGTCAATGGTGCAGACTCCCTTGACCATTTCCCCTCGGTCCAGCCCATCCTATCCTGCCTCTGTCCCAACTGCTGAAATGGTGATACCCACTGCTAACCAATCCTCTAGGAATACAGGTCCAGAACTTCGCCGCTCCAACAGACCATCCAAGGCACCTCAGCGGCTTGACTTGTGA